The following are encoded in a window of bacterium genomic DNA:
- a CDS encoding DUF5661 family protein — translation MEIPVYVTPAEVQRVCKALGIRDWSRLKNAKVTDKEARIILKEVNSEGMRIPLEEFKVGLEVELEHGTRFPDANVTNNHPLLTGKIVLAHLKESMDYYQRLEVAELEGDLLKALLAKDSSKVESYYRRLLKARFVLAQTEAKALK, via the coding sequence ATGGAAATTCCGGTTTATGTGACTCCAGCTGAGGTGCAGAGGGTATGCAAGGCTTTGGGCATCAGGGACTGGAGCCGTCTCAAGAATGCCAAGGTCACGGACAAGGAAGCCCGTATCATCCTCAAGGAGGTAAATTCCGAGGGGATGCGCATTCCTTTGGAGGAGTTCAAAGTGGGGCTGGAGGTGGAGCTGGAGCATGGAACCCGATTTCCTGATGCCAATGTCACCAACAACCATCCCCTTCTGACCGGCAAAATAGTGCTGGCTCATCTGAAGGAATCCATGGATTATTACCAGAGGCTTGAGGTGGCGGAGCTAGAGGGGGATCTTCTCAAGGCTCTGTTGGCCAAGGACTCCTCCAAGGTGGAGTCTTATTATCGCAGGCTTCTAAAGGCAAGATTCGTCTTGGCCCAGACAGAGGCCAAGGCTCTCAAATAG
- a CDS encoding glutamine--tRNA ligase/YqeY domain fusion protein, whose translation MKKEPESRDFIREIIREDLRKGKNNGRVATRFPPEPNGFLHIGHAKSICLNFGIAQEFGGTCNLRFDDTNPTKEEARYVESIKEDVRWLGFDWGNRLYFASDYFEQLYQYALELIRKGKAYVDSSTQEEIREMRGTPTQPGKESPYRNRSVEENLELFERMRKGEFADGQHVLRAKIDMASPNLLMRDPVLYRIRKVRHHRTGDRWCIYPMYDFTHCLSDAIEGITHSICTLEFEVNRPLYDWVLENVSAPCHPQQIEFARLNLSYTVLSKRKLIQLVEKGIVQGWDDPRMPTIAGLRRRGYTAQAIRDFCERIGVARKDSLVDIGLLEHCVREDLNRRARRVMAVLRPLKVVIENFPEGRLEELQGPYHPDDPSLGSRLIPFSRTIFIEKEDFMEEPPRNFHRLAPGREVRLRYGFFIKCVDVLKDPSSGQILELRCTYDPHTRSGFAPDGRKVKGTIHWVSAKHSLEARVHLYDRLFMVEDPNEGPDFLSYLNPSSLEVIEGARVEPSLAEASPGDHFQFERLGYFNLDPVEGAKGKLVFNRTVSLKDTWAKLAGRSI comes from the coding sequence ATGAAAAAAGAGCCTGAATCCAGGGATTTCATCAGGGAGATAATTCGAGAAGACCTCCGAAAGGGAAAAAACAACGGGAGGGTGGCCACCCGTTTCCCTCCAGAGCCCAACGGCTTTCTTCACATAGGTCATGCCAAGTCCATATGTCTCAATTTCGGCATTGCACAGGAGTTCGGCGGCACCTGCAACCTGCGCTTCGACGACACCAATCCCACCAAAGAGGAGGCCAGGTATGTAGAATCCATCAAGGAAGATGTGCGATGGTTGGGCTTCGATTGGGGCAACAGGCTCTACTTTGCATCGGACTATTTCGAGCAGCTCTACCAATACGCCTTGGAGCTCATTCGCAAGGGAAAGGCTTATGTGGACAGCTCCACCCAGGAAGAGATCCGAGAGATGAGGGGCACCCCCACCCAGCCGGGAAAAGAGAGCCCTTACCGAAATCGCTCAGTGGAGGAAAACCTGGAGCTCTTTGAGCGCATGAGAAAAGGGGAGTTTGCCGATGGCCAGCACGTGTTGAGAGCAAAGATCGACATGGCCTCCCCCAATTTGCTCATGCGGGATCCTGTGCTATATCGCATACGAAAAGTAAGACACCATCGCACGGGCGACAGATGGTGCATCTATCCCATGTATGATTTCACCCACTGTCTTTCGGACGCCATCGAGGGCATAACCCACTCCATCTGCACCCTGGAGTTCGAGGTCAACAGACCCCTCTACGATTGGGTGCTGGAGAATGTAAGCGCCCCCTGCCACCCTCAGCAGATAGAGTTTGCAAGGCTCAACCTGAGTTACACGGTGCTGAGCAAACGAAAACTCATCCAGCTTGTGGAAAAAGGCATTGTACAGGGATGGGACGATCCCCGCATGCCCACCATCGCAGGGCTGAGAAGAAGGGGCTATACTGCCCAAGCCATAAGGGATTTCTGTGAAAGGATTGGGGTTGCCCGCAAAGACAGTCTTGTGGACATAGGGCTCCTGGAGCATTGTGTCAGAGAGGATCTGAACCGAAGGGCTCGCAGGGTCATGGCAGTGCTGAGACCTCTCAAGGTGGTCATAGAGAACTTTCCCGAGGGCAGGCTGGAGGAGTTGCAGGGCCCTTACCATCCAGATGATCCATCTTTGGGCTCCAGGCTGATCCCCTTTTCCAGAACCATCTTCATCGAGAAAGAAGACTTCATGGAAGAGCCTCCCCGCAATTTCCACAGGCTGGCACCGGGCAGGGAGGTTCGGCTGCGTTACGGCTTTTTCATAAAGTGTGTGGATGTGCTCAAGGACCCATCCAGCGGGCAGATCCTGGAGCTTCGCTGCACTTACGACCCACATACCAGAAGCGGTTTTGCACCTGACGGCCGAAAGGTCAAGGGCACCATTCACTGGGTTTCTGCAAAGCATTCACTGGAAGCCAGGGTGCATCTGTATGATCGGCTCTTCATGGTGGAGGATCCCAACGAGGGACCAGATTTCCTGAGCTACTTGAACCCAAGCTCCCTGGAGGTGATAGAGGGGGCAAGGGTGGAGCCCAGCCTGGCCGAGGCATCCCCTGGAGACCATTTCCAGTTCGAGCGCCTGGGTTACTTCAACCTGGACCCCGTGGAAGGGGCCAAGGGAAAGCTGGTTTTCAATCGCACGGTTTCTCTAAAGGACACCTGGGCCAAGCTGGCCGGCCGCTCTATTTGA